In Actinomycetota bacterium, the sequence GAGCGAGCCGATCAGTGACACGAGAACCACGATGCTGAAAACTGTCGAACCAATGGCATTGACGATGATGACCGAGTCAGCGATGCCGCGAACCCCACGAGTCGACCAGGCCGCGATGCCTGAGGCCACAATTTGAAGCGGGAAGTAGATGACGGTCAGGACAAGCGCGCCTGGAATGGGAGAAAAGAAGAAGAGTCCCGTTGAGATGAGCGCTGGGATCGCAACAGCAAGACCAACAGCAAGCGTGAAGGAGGGTGGCTTGTGTCGCCATGGTCGCTGTGGTGATTGGACCATGCTCTCGGGCCCACCCGGCTGGTAGGTCACGGTGCTCACTTCTTCAACCCGCCCGTCCGATTGACGATCAAGTTCGCCACGATGTTTACCCCGATCGTGCCCAGGAAGAGGAAGAATCCTGCGGCGAGCAAGAGATTCAACTCTTCTGGTCCTGATACCTCGCCGAAGCGCGAAACGATAAGCGTGGCGATGGAACCGCCACCAGACTCGATGATGTGGTACCAGTTCGTCTCAAAGGTGAGTTTCAAGACGAAGAACACTGCGATCGTCTCGCCCAATGCGCGTCCCAAACCCAGCATGACACCGCCAACGATCCCGCCACGCCCGTAGGGGAGAGCGACATACCGCAACATCGTCCACAGCGAACACCCGAGGGCTTCCGCGGCATTGATTAAGTCTGGAGGTGTACGCCCAAGCACCTCTCTTGAGATCGACGTGATGATGGGAATCATCATGATTGCCAAGACCAGACCTGCGATGAAAGGGGTGCCCGAAAAATTCTGCGACGTATTCTGAAAGATCGGAATCCAACCGAGGTACTGGTTGAGGAGTTGCTGCCACTGCTCAGCTGGTGGATTCAGGATGTAGAAAGCCCACAGGCCGATGATCACTGACGGAATTGCAGCCAACAGGTCGATCAGATTGGTCAGCACCGAAGAGAGCTTCTGCGGCGCCAAGAACACCATGAAGATCGAAAGCATGAGGGCGACGGGCACAGCGATGACGAGCCCAATTACAGCCAACAGGACTGAGCCATAGAGCATCCCCCAAATT encodes:
- the pstC gene encoding phosphate ABC transporter permease subunit PstC, which produces MANPDLEQRDLHSAATSHRGDRVFSRLVTGAAFTSLVVLAGIAIFLGVQAVSAFQTEGLSFIFSTGWDINTDPPTAGIWGMLYGSVLLAVIGLVIAVPVALMLSIFMVFLAPQKLSSVLTNLIDLLAAIPSVIIGLWAFYILNPPAEQWQQLLNQYLGWIPIFQNTSQNFSGTPFIAGLVLAIMMIPIITSISREVLGRTPPDLINAAEALGCSLWTMLRYVALPYGRGGIVGGVMLGLGRALGETIAVFFVLKLTFETNWYHIIESGGGSIATLIVSRFGEVSGPEELNLLLAAGFFLFLGTIGVNIVANLIVNRTGGLKK